The segment CCCGCTGACATGTCGCGTTTGTTCGGCGAGTATAACCGCATCGGCTTCACCGTCCCGCTCGAGATCGATATCGATCAGGATCTGAAGGATAACAGCGTCTACGCGGTCTATCTCGGCCAGTCGGGCCTCGGCATGCCCGACCGCGATTATTATCTGTCCGACAAGCCAAAGCTGGTCGAAGCGCGCGCGCGGTACAAGGCGCATGTCGCGCGCCTGCTGGAACTGGCCGGGGTGTCGGATGCCTCCGATGCCAGCGCGCGGGCCGAGCGTATCTATGATCTCGAACACCGCATCGCCGAGGTGCATTGGTCGGCGGTGGAATCGCGCCAGATCGAAAAGCTCCATAACCCGCTGGCCACCGGTGAATTCGTCAGCATCTATCCCGGCGTCGACTGGCCGGCCTTTTTCAAGGCGGCGGGCGTCGACGCGCAGAAGCAGATTGTTGTCGCTCAGCCCAGCGCCGTCACGGGCATCGCCAAGCTTGTCGGTTCGATTCCGGTCGCCACCTGGAAGGATTATCTGACCTTCCACACCATCGCCGAATCCGCGCCGCTGCTCGGCAAGGCGATGGTCGAGGAAAGCTTTGCGTTCAACGGCACCGTGCTCAAGGGAACGCCGCAGAACAAGGAACGCTGGAAGCTGGGGGTCGACGGGGTCAATGGCGCGCTCGGCGAAGCCGTGGGCCAGCTTTATGTCGCGCGCTATTTCCCGCCCGAGGCCAAGGCCAAGGCCGATGAACTGGTGCGCAACCTCATCGCGGCGATGGATGTGCGCCTTTCGAAACTGGAATGGATGGCGCCCGAAACGCGCGTGAAGGCGCGCGCCAAGCTTGCGACCTTCACCGCCAAGATCGGCTATCCCGACAAATGGCGCGACTATTCGGCGCTGACGGTGCGCCGCGACGATGCCTTCGGCAACGCCATGCGCGCGCAGCGTTTCGAATATCAGCGCAATCTCAACAAGCTGGGTAAGCCGGTCGACCGCAGCGAATGGTATATGACGCCGCAGATGGTGAACGCCTATGCCAATCCGCTGATGAACGAGATCGCGTTTCCAGCGGCGATCCTCCAGCCGCCCTTTTTCGATCCCAATGCCGATCCCGCAGTGAATTACGGAGGGATCGGCGCGGTGATCGGGCATGAGATCACGCACCATTTCGACGATCAGGGCAGCAAGTTCGATCCGCAGGGCAATATGGTCGAATGGTGGACCCCGCAGGATGTTGAGCGGTTCAAGCGCTATACCGAAAAGGTCGTCACCCAGTTCAACGGTTATGAGCCGCTAAAGGGAACCCATATCAACGGCGAACTGACGCTGGGCGAGAATATGGCCGATCTGGCGGGGCTCAACATTGCCTATGATGCTTATCAGCGCGCGTTGGGGGGCAAGCCTGCCCCGGTGATCGACGGCTATAGCGGCGATCAGCGCTTCTTCCTGGGCTGGGCGCAGGTCTGGCGGAGCAAGTACCGCGAACCCTTTCTGCAGCAGTTGCTGACCACCGACCCGCATTCGCCGGGCAACTACCGCGCCTATATGGTCCGGAACATGGACAATTGGTACAAGGCGTTCAACGTGAAGCCCGGGCAGAAGCTCTATCTGGCGCCCGAGCAGCGCCTCGGCGTCTGGTAATCACCCGGAGTCGGGCCTCGCTGCTGCGGGGCCCGTCAGCGCTGGGGATCAGCCCTCTTCCTTGATTCGCGCATGGTGGCGGATCACTTCATCGATGATGAAGCGCAGGAACTTTTCGGAAAATTCGGGGTCGAGATTCGCGTCCTGCGCCAGACGGCGCAGCCGGGCGATCTGGCGTTCCTCGCGGCCCGGATCGGCGGGCGGCAGTTCGTGTTCGGCCTTGTATCGGCCAACTTCCTGCGTGATCTTGAACCGTTCGGCCAGCATGAACACAAGCGCCGCGTCGATATTGTCGATACTTTCGCGAAAGCGCTGCAATCGGTCGTCATTCATGGCCGTCTCCGTTCTCGCGCGCGCTTTTCGTTGCTTGATAGCCCGAATGCAAGGCCATATCGCTTGCATATCTCGGGCAGGCGGGCCAATGCGCTCCCTGTCATGACTGCAACGATCCATCGCCTGAACCCGTCCGACCGGGCCCCTTCGCTTGATCCGCTGATGGCGCTCGTCGCTGCGGATATGAACGAGGTCAATGGCGTGATCCTCGATCGCATGCAGTCCGACATTCCGCTCATTCCCGAGCTGGCCGGCCACCTGATTGCAGGCGGTGGCAAGCGCATGCGCCCGATGCTGACGCTCGCGAGCGCGCGCCTGCTGGGGTATGAGGGGACGCGCCACTTCAAGCTTTCGGCAGCGGTCGAGTTCATCCACACGGCAACGTTGCTGCATGACGATGTGGTCGATGGTTCGGCGCTGCGCCGTGGCCGCCACACCGCCAACATCATCTGGGGCAATCCGGCAACCGTTCTGGTCGGCGATTTCCTGTTCAGCCGCTCGTTCGAGCTGATGGTGGAAGACGGCAGCCTCAAGGTGCTGCGCATCCTGTCCAGCGCGTCGGCCGTGATCGCCGAGGGCGAGGTCAACCAGTTGACCGCGCAGCGCAAGGTGGACACGACCGAAGACCATTATCTCGAAATCATCAGCGCGAAGACCGCGGCGCTTTTTGCAGCCGCCTGCCGGATCGCCGCGGTGGTTGCCGAGCGCCCCGAGGCCGAAGAGACCGCGCTCGATGCCTATGGCCGCAATCTCGGGATCGCGTTCCAGCTGGTCGACGATGCCATCGACTATTCGTCCGATGCCGAAACCATGGGCAAGGGCGTGGGCGACGATTTCCGCGACGGCAAGGTGACGCTGCCCGTCATCCTCGCCCATGCACGCGGCAATGACGAGGAAAAGGCCTTTTGGCGCGATGCGATGCACGGGCACCGGATCAGCGACGAGGATCTTGCCTATGCCAAGCAGCTGCTCGAGCAGACCGGCGCGCTTGCCGACACGCTGGCGCGCGCGCGCCATTACGGCCAGCGCGCGATCGATGCGCTGGGCGGCTTTGCCAATGACAAGGCGAAGGCGGCGCTCATTGAAGCGGTCGAATTCGCGATCGCGCGCGCCTATTGATCCATGGCCGCCACTGGCCCGGGCATGACCGCTGATCTGCCCATCCATGCCGTCCTTCCCGAACTGCTCGATGCGCTGCGGGAGCAGTCCAGCGCGGTGCTCGTCGCGCCGCCCGGGGCAGGCAAGACGACTGCGGTTGCCCCCGCCCTTTTGAACGAGCCTTGGTGTACGGGGCGTATCCTTTTGCTTTCGCCGCGTCGTCTGGCCGCGCGCGCCGCTGCCGAGCGCATGGCGCAATTGGCGGGCGAGCCTGTGGGCCGGACGATCGGCTATGCCACCCGCATGGACAGCAAACAGTCCGCCGCCACGCGGGTGCTGGTGTTGACCGAGGGAATTTTCCGCAATCAGATCCAGGCTGATCCCGAGCTGGATGGCGTGTCCGCCGTGCTGTTCGACGAGGTGCACGAACGCAGCCTCGACAGCGATTTCGGGCTTGCGCTCGCGCTTGATGCGCAAGGCGGGCTGCGTCCCGATCTGCGTATCGTGGCGATGTCGGCAACGCTCGACGGCGCGCGCTTTGCCGCAATGATGGACGGCGCACCGGTGATCGAAAGCGCCGGGCGCAGCCATCCGCTCGAACTGCGCCATGTCGGTCGCAAGGCCGATGCGCGGATCGAGGATGAAATGGCGGCGGTGATCCGCCGCGCGCTGGCGGACGAAGCGGGCGGGCTGCTCGCATTCCTGCCGGGCGTCGCCGAGATCGAGCGCACCGCCGAACGGCTGGCGGGGCTGGGGGCGGATGTGGATCTGCACCGGTTGCACGGCACGCTCGATCCCGCCGCGCAGCGGGCCGCCATTGCCGCCGCCCCTGCGGGCAAGCGCAAGCTCGTTTTGGCGACGAGCATTGCCGAAACCAGCCTGACGCTCGATGGCGTGCGGATCGTCGTCGATAGCGGTCTTGCCCGCCGGCCGCGTTATGACCGCGCCGCCGGCATGACGCGGCTGGTGACCGAACGCGCGAGTCAGGCCTCCGCCACCCAGCGCGCGGGGCGTGCGGCGCGCCAGGCACCGGGGGTTGCGTACAGGCTGTGGGAAGCCGCGGCCACGGCGGGGATGCCGCCCTTCGATCCACCCGAAATCCTCGAAGCCGATCTTTCGGCGCTGTTGCTCGATTGCGCGCTATGGGGTGTCAGCGATCCGCGCCAATTGAAATGGATCGATCCGCCGCCGCTTCCCGCGATC is part of the Sphingomonas sp. C3-2 genome and harbors:
- a CDS encoding M13 family metallopeptidase, with amino-acid sequence MIKRILGGVAAIALAAGLSQTAWSSSADGEAASGAAAPIAKPALGSFGFDATGMNKAAAPGDDFYAYANGQWDAKTEIPADRSSWGASAVLRDLSDQRTRTIIEDAAAASGAPGSNGQKVGDYFAAFMDEAAIEAKGVRPVAPMLAAIAAIKTPADMSRLFGEYNRIGFTVPLEIDIDQDLKDNSVYAVYLGQSGLGMPDRDYYLSDKPKLVEARARYKAHVARLLELAGVSDASDASARAERIYDLEHRIAEVHWSAVESRQIEKLHNPLATGEFVSIYPGVDWPAFFKAAGVDAQKQIVVAQPSAVTGIAKLVGSIPVATWKDYLTFHTIAESAPLLGKAMVEESFAFNGTVLKGTPQNKERWKLGVDGVNGALGEAVGQLYVARYFPPEAKAKADELVRNLIAAMDVRLSKLEWMAPETRVKARAKLATFTAKIGYPDKWRDYSALTVRRDDAFGNAMRAQRFEYQRNLNKLGKPVDRSEWYMTPQMVNAYANPLMNEIAFPAAILQPPFFDPNADPAVNYGGIGAVIGHEITHHFDDQGSKFDPQGNMVEWWTPQDVERFKRYTEKVVTQFNGYEPLKGTHINGELTLGENMADLAGLNIAYDAYQRALGGKPAPVIDGYSGDQRFFLGWAQVWRSKYREPFLQQLLTTDPHSPGNYRAYMVRNMDNWYKAFNVKPGQKLYLAPEQRLGVW
- a CDS encoding chorismate mutase — protein: MNDDRLQRFRESIDNIDAALVFMLAERFKITQEVGRYKAEHELPPADPGREERQIARLRRLAQDANLDPEFSEKFLRFIIDEVIRHHARIKEEG
- a CDS encoding polyprenyl synthetase family protein translates to MTATIHRLNPSDRAPSLDPLMALVAADMNEVNGVILDRMQSDIPLIPELAGHLIAGGGKRMRPMLTLASARLLGYEGTRHFKLSAAVEFIHTATLLHDDVVDGSALRRGRHTANIIWGNPATVLVGDFLFSRSFELMVEDGSLKVLRILSSASAVIAEGEVNQLTAQRKVDTTEDHYLEIISAKTAALFAAACRIAAVVAERPEAEETALDAYGRNLGIAFQLVDDAIDYSSDAETMGKGVGDDFRDGKVTLPVILAHARGNDEEKAFWRDAMHGHRISDEDLAYAKQLLEQTGALADTLARARHYGQRAIDALGGFANDKAKAALIEAVEFAIARAY